One Phoenix dactylifera cultivar Barhee BC4 chromosome 14, palm_55x_up_171113_PBpolish2nd_filt_p, whole genome shotgun sequence DNA window includes the following coding sequences:
- the LOC103701362 gene encoding amino-acid permease BAT1 homolog isoform X2, with translation MEVEVDSGEKRLNELGYKQELRREMTLFKTLAISFSTMTLFTGITPLYGSSLLYAGPASLVWGWVVVSFFTWFVGIAMAEICSSFPTTGSLYFWAAHLAGPVWGPLASWCCAWLETIGLIAGIGTQAYAGSQVLQSIILLCTGTNKGGGYFAPRGVFLAMYVGLTVIWAILNTFALEVIAFIDIISIWWQVIGGLVIVIMLPLVALTTQPASYVFGHFQTAPETTGISSKPYAVILSVLVSQYSLYGYDAAAHLTEETKGADKNGPTAILSSIGIISIFGWAYILALTFSIQNFDYLYDPSNETAGAFVPAQILYDAFHGRCMHCPGIKESLSHLFGVNCTLNTRFQPMQCGYVQLSAFFLDFLFLNLMWYSLLSLLFVRLDGSVAMLFQYLQGWSWMIRTSKQALSIWEEQEDRFAWWQFCGFVTLVQSSCCQHIIPSSGILSIMHPLL, from the exons ATGGAAGTGGAAGTGGATTCTGGAGAGAAGCGTCTCAATGAGCTCGGTTACAAGCAAGAGCTCAGAAGAGAGATG ACTCTGTTCAAGACGCTGGCGATATCGTTCTCGACGATGACCCTGTTCACAGGGATTACACCACTTTATGGGTCCAGCCTGCTGTATGCTGGGCCTGCCAGCCTTGTCTGGGGATGGGTTGTAGTCTCCTTCTTCACCTGGTTTGTGGGAATTGCCATGGCCGAGATCTGCTCCTCCTTCCCT ACCACTGGATCTCTTTACTTTTGGGCTGCTCATTTAGCAGGGCCAGTCTGGGGTCCACTGGCATCATGGTGCTGTGCTTGGCTGGAGACTATTGGCCTAATTGCTGGAATAGGCACACAG GCTTATGCAGGATCACAAGTCTTGCAGAGCATCATATTACTGTGTACTGGCACGAACAAGGGTGGAGGTTACTTCGCTCCTCGTGGCGTATTTCTTGCTATGTATGTGGGACTTACAGTGATATGGGCTATACTCAACACATTTGCACTAGAAGTCATTGCCTTCATTGACATAATCTCAATATGGTGGCAG GTCATTGGAGGTCTGGTTATAGTTATAATGCTCCCATTGGTGGCATTGACTACCCAGCCTGCTTCCTACGTATTCGGACATTTTCAGACAGCACCAGAAACAACTGGGATAAGCAGCAAACCTTATGCAGTCATTTTATCTGTTCTAGTTAGCCAGTATTCTTTATATGGATATGATGCTGCAGCCCATCTAACTGAGGAAACAAAAGGTGCAGATAAAAATGGTCCAACTGCTATTCTATCTAGTATTGGGATCATCTCCATTTTTGGATGGGCATATATCTTAGCTCTCACCTTTAGCATTCAG AACTTTGACTATCTATATGATCCTAGCAATGAGACTGCTGGAGCATTTGTACCAGCACAAATCCTATATGATGCATTCCATGGGAG GTGTATGCACTGTCCAGGGATCAAGGAATCCCTTTCTCATCTATTTGGCGTAAATTGCACCCTAAACACAAGGTTCCAGCCAATGCAGTGTGGTTATGTGCAGCTATCTGCATTCTTCTTGGACTTCCTATTCTTAAACTTAATGTGGTATTCACTGCTATCACTTCTATTTGTACGGTTGGATGGGTCGGTGGCTATGCTGTTCCAATATTTGCAAGGATGGTCATGGATGATAAGAACTTCAAAGCAGGCCCTTTCTATTTGGGAAGAGCAAGAAGACCGATTTGCTTGGTGGCAGTTTTGTGGATTTGTTACACTTGTTCAGTCTTCCTGCTGCCAACATATTATCCCATCAAGTGGGATACTTTCAATTATGCACCCATTGCTCTAG
- the LOC103701362 gene encoding amino-acid permease BAT1 homolog isoform X1, translated as MEVEVDSGEKRLNELGYKQELRREMTLFKTLAISFSTMTLFTGITPLYGSSLLYAGPASLVWGWVVVSFFTWFVGIAMAEICSSFPTTGSLYFWAAHLAGPVWGPLASWCCAWLETIGLIAGIGTQAYAGSQVLQSIILLCTGTNKGGGYFAPRGVFLAMYVGLTVIWAILNTFALEVIAFIDIISIWWQVIGGLVIVIMLPLVALTTQPASYVFGHFQTAPETTGISSKPYAVILSVLVSQYSLYGYDAAAHLTEETKGADKNGPTAILSSIGIISIFGWAYILALTFSIQNFDYLYDPSNETAGAFVPAQILYDAFHGRYHNSIGAIILLFVIWGSFFFGGLSITTSAARVVYALSRDQGIPFSSIWRKLHPKHKVPANAVWLCAAICILLGLPILKLNVVFTAITSICTVGWVGGYAVPIFARMVMDDKNFKAGPFYLGRARRPICLVAVLWICYTCSVFLLPTYYPIKWDTFNYAPIALGACLAIVMLWWLLDARKWFKGPVRNIDSQNGKV; from the exons ATGGAAGTGGAAGTGGATTCTGGAGAGAAGCGTCTCAATGAGCTCGGTTACAAGCAAGAGCTCAGAAGAGAGATG ACTCTGTTCAAGACGCTGGCGATATCGTTCTCGACGATGACCCTGTTCACAGGGATTACACCACTTTATGGGTCCAGCCTGCTGTATGCTGGGCCTGCCAGCCTTGTCTGGGGATGGGTTGTAGTCTCCTTCTTCACCTGGTTTGTGGGAATTGCCATGGCCGAGATCTGCTCCTCCTTCCCT ACCACTGGATCTCTTTACTTTTGGGCTGCTCATTTAGCAGGGCCAGTCTGGGGTCCACTGGCATCATGGTGCTGTGCTTGGCTGGAGACTATTGGCCTAATTGCTGGAATAGGCACACAG GCTTATGCAGGATCACAAGTCTTGCAGAGCATCATATTACTGTGTACTGGCACGAACAAGGGTGGAGGTTACTTCGCTCCTCGTGGCGTATTTCTTGCTATGTATGTGGGACTTACAGTGATATGGGCTATACTCAACACATTTGCACTAGAAGTCATTGCCTTCATTGACATAATCTCAATATGGTGGCAG GTCATTGGAGGTCTGGTTATAGTTATAATGCTCCCATTGGTGGCATTGACTACCCAGCCTGCTTCCTACGTATTCGGACATTTTCAGACAGCACCAGAAACAACTGGGATAAGCAGCAAACCTTATGCAGTCATTTTATCTGTTCTAGTTAGCCAGTATTCTTTATATGGATATGATGCTGCAGCCCATCTAACTGAGGAAACAAAAGGTGCAGATAAAAATGGTCCAACTGCTATTCTATCTAGTATTGGGATCATCTCCATTTTTGGATGGGCATATATCTTAGCTCTCACCTTTAGCATTCAG AACTTTGACTATCTATATGATCCTAGCAATGAGACTGCTGGAGCATTTGTACCAGCACAAATCCTATATGATGCATTCCATGGGAGGTATCACAACTCCATCGGGGCCATCATCTTGCTGTTTGTTATTTGGGGTTCCTTTTTCTTTGGTGGCCTTTCGATCACTACTAGTGCAGCCAGAGTG GTGTATGCACTGTCCAGGGATCAAGGAATCCCTTTCTCATCTATTTGGCGTAAATTGCACCCTAAACACAAGGTTCCAGCCAATGCAGTGTGGTTATGTGCAGCTATCTGCATTCTTCTTGGACTTCCTATTCTTAAACTTAATGTGGTATTCACTGCTATCACTTCTATTTGTACGGTTGGATGGGTCGGTGGCTATGCTGTTCCAATATTTGCAAGGATGGTCATGGATGATAAGAACTTCAAAGCAGGCCCTTTCTATTTGGGAAGAGCAAGAAGACCGATTTGCTTGGTGGCAGTTTTGTGGATTTGTTACACTTGTTCAGTCTTCCTGCTGCCAACATATTATCCCATCAAGTGGGATACTTTCAATTATGCACCCATTGCTCTAGGTGCATGTTTGGCTATAGTAATGCTGTGGTGGCTTCTTGATGCAAGGAAATGGTTTAAGGGACCAGTTCGGAACATCGACAGTCAGAATGGAAAGGTCTAG